One stretch of Arachis duranensis cultivar V14167 chromosome 1, aradu.V14167.gnm2.J7QH, whole genome shotgun sequence DNA includes these proteins:
- the LOC107464307 gene encoding ribulose bisphosphate carboxylase/oxygenase activase, chloroplastic isoform X1 has translation MPRGIEELLVQNEMNESPIMCKCAMAAIPSGWCAAHTSIRIEKKRLPFLRVGAKLCVRCCSDGSEKEEEKKKRLSEQSSWEAKDAQGRDYLYRLGKEADNMNIAVGQRAGVIDSLFVGDFLGKDSDIVFDYRQKATRSFEYLQGDYYIAPLFMDKVVCHIVKNYLAHLLNTKVPLILGIWGGKGQGKSFQTELIFQAMGIEPVIMSAGELESERAGEPGKLIRERYRTASQVVQNQGKMSCLMINDIDAGLGRFGNTQMTVNNQIVVGTLMNLSDNPTRVSIGQDWRESDVTNRIPIIVTGNDFSTIYAPLIRDGRMDKFYWQPNHEDIVNIVHRMYEKDGIPKDEVIRIVNTFPNQALDFYGALRSRTYDRSILKWIEDIGGIENFGKKFLKRKKDQSLPVFIPPEQTMEALVESGYSLIKEQQLIMETKLSKEYMKNIQE, from the exons ATGCCACGTGGCATTGAAGAACTTCTTGTGCAGAATGAAATGAATGAGTCTCCAATTATGTGCAAATGTGCAATGGCTGCTATTCCATCAGGATGGTGTGCGGCCCACACAAGCATCCGCATCGAGAAGAAGCGGTTACCTTTCTTGAGAGTGGGAGCAAAACTGTGTGTGCGGTGCTGCAGTGATGGCAgtgagaaggaggaggagaagaagaagaggctgTCTGAGCAGTCTTCGTGGGAAGCAAAAGACGCACAAGGCAGAGACTATCTTTACAGGCTCGGCAAAGAGGCCGATAACATGAACATCGCCGTCGGCCAACGTGCCGGCGTCATCGACTCCCTCTTCGTCGGCGATTTTCTCGGCAAGGACTCCGACATTGTCTTTGATTATCGCCAAAAGGCCACCAGGTCCTTTGAGTACCTTCAGGGCGATTATTACATTGCTCCTCTCTTCATG GACAAAGTTG TATGTCACATTGTGAAGAACTACCTTGCTCATCTCCTCAATACTAAAGTTCCTTTGATTCTAG GTATCTGGGGAGGAAAAGGGCAAGGGAAATCATTTCAAACAGAACTTATATTTCAGGCTATGGGAATTGAACCTGTAATTATGTCTGCTGGGGAACTAGAATCAGAGAGGGCTG GAGAGCCAGGAAAGCTGATTCGTGAACGCTATAGAACGGCATCTCAAGTGGTCCAGAATCAA GGAAAAATGAGCTGCTTGATGATCAATGATATTGATGCTGGCCTCGGTAGATTTG GGAATACTCAAATGACAGTCAATAATCAAATCGTTGTTGGGACACTTATGAATCTATCAGACAATCCTACAAGAGTAAGTATTGGCCAAGATTGGCGAGAATCGGACGTCACCAACAGAATTCCAATCATTGTGACAGGGAATGATTTTTCAACTATTTATGCTCCACTGATACGTGATGGCAGGATGGATAAGTTCTATTG GCAACCTAACCATGAAGATATTGTGAATATCGTTCATAGAATGTATGAAAAAGATGGCATACCTAAGGATGAAGTAATAAGGATTGTGAACACATTTCCTAATCAAG CATTGGACTTCTATGGAGCTTTAAGATCACGTACATATGACAGATCTATTTTAAAG TGGATTGAAGATATTGGAGgcattgaaaattttggaaagaAATTTCTCAAGAGAAAAAAGGACCAGAGTCTTCCTGTATTTATTCCTCCAGAG CAAACAATGGAGGCTTTAGTTGAGTCAGGTTATTCTCTGATCAAAGAACAACAGTTAATAATGGAAACTAAACTTTCAAAGGAATACATGAAGAATATACAAGAATAA
- the LOC107464307 gene encoding ribulose bisphosphate carboxylase/oxygenase activase, chloroplastic isoform X2 — MPRGIEELLVQNEMNESPIMCKCAMAAIPSGWCAAHTSIRIEKKRLPFLRVGAKLCVRCCSDGSEKEEEKKKRLSEQSSWEAKDAQGRDYLYRLGKEADNMNIAVGQRAGVIDSLFVGDFLGKDSDIVFDYRQKATRSFEYLQGDYYIAPLFMDKVVCHIVKNYLAHLLNTKVPLILGIWGGKGQGKSFQTELIFQAMGIEPVIMSAGELESERAGEPGKLIRERYRTASQVVQNQGKMSCLMINDIDAGLGRFGNTQMTVNNQIVVGTLMNLSDNPTRVSIGQDWRESDVTNRIPIIVTGNDFSTIYAPLIRDGRMDKFYWQPNHEDIVNIVHRMYEKDGIPKDEVIRIVNTFPNQALDFYGALRSRTYDRSILKWIEDIGGIENFGKKFLKRKKDQSLPVFIPPEVFGVWME, encoded by the exons ATGCCACGTGGCATTGAAGAACTTCTTGTGCAGAATGAAATGAATGAGTCTCCAATTATGTGCAAATGTGCAATGGCTGCTATTCCATCAGGATGGTGTGCGGCCCACACAAGCATCCGCATCGAGAAGAAGCGGTTACCTTTCTTGAGAGTGGGAGCAAAACTGTGTGTGCGGTGCTGCAGTGATGGCAgtgagaaggaggaggagaagaagaagaggctgTCTGAGCAGTCTTCGTGGGAAGCAAAAGACGCACAAGGCAGAGACTATCTTTACAGGCTCGGCAAAGAGGCCGATAACATGAACATCGCCGTCGGCCAACGTGCCGGCGTCATCGACTCCCTCTTCGTCGGCGATTTTCTCGGCAAGGACTCCGACATTGTCTTTGATTATCGCCAAAAGGCCACCAGGTCCTTTGAGTACCTTCAGGGCGATTATTACATTGCTCCTCTCTTCATG GACAAAGTTG TATGTCACATTGTGAAGAACTACCTTGCTCATCTCCTCAATACTAAAGTTCCTTTGATTCTAG GTATCTGGGGAGGAAAAGGGCAAGGGAAATCATTTCAAACAGAACTTATATTTCAGGCTATGGGAATTGAACCTGTAATTATGTCTGCTGGGGAACTAGAATCAGAGAGGGCTG GAGAGCCAGGAAAGCTGATTCGTGAACGCTATAGAACGGCATCTCAAGTGGTCCAGAATCAA GGAAAAATGAGCTGCTTGATGATCAATGATATTGATGCTGGCCTCGGTAGATTTG GGAATACTCAAATGACAGTCAATAATCAAATCGTTGTTGGGACACTTATGAATCTATCAGACAATCCTACAAGAGTAAGTATTGGCCAAGATTGGCGAGAATCGGACGTCACCAACAGAATTCCAATCATTGTGACAGGGAATGATTTTTCAACTATTTATGCTCCACTGATACGTGATGGCAGGATGGATAAGTTCTATTG GCAACCTAACCATGAAGATATTGTGAATATCGTTCATAGAATGTATGAAAAAGATGGCATACCTAAGGATGAAGTAATAAGGATTGTGAACACATTTCCTAATCAAG CATTGGACTTCTATGGAGCTTTAAGATCACGTACATATGACAGATCTATTTTAAAG TGGATTGAAGATATTGGAGgcattgaaaattttggaaagaAATTTCTCAAGAGAAAAAAGGACCAGAGTCTTCCTGTATTTATTCCTCCAGAG GTTTTCGGTGTTTGGATGGAATAG